DNA from Paraburkholderia sp. BL10I2N1:
ATCGTCGACGGCGCGTACCACAGGTGCGGATTGTCGCCGCTCTTCTTGCCGGTGAGGTCGGCGGCGACAATCACCGTGCGCTTCGCATTGTTCGATGCCGCAAGCAGCTTCGCCATCCACGGATCGTAGTCGGCGCCGTTGTAGACGACAAGGCTCGCGTTCTGCAGCGCGCGTGCCGTCTTCGGGCTGGCTTCGAACAGGTGAGGATCCTGATCAGGGTTGCTGAGGATGCTTGTCACGTCGACCCGGTCGCCGCCTAGCTGGCGTACCACGTCGCCGTAGAAATTCTCCGCTGCGACAACCGGGATCTTCGCATCGGCGGCAAAGGCAGTCTGGCCGAGCGCCAGCGCGAGCGCGCCGGCCGCCAGATACTTCGACAGGGCGTGCACGGGGCGCGCACGGTTCCATAGAGCACGGAGGGTCGTCATCGTTTGTCGGGTCCTTGAAAGATGGGCCGCCTTGTCGGGCGCGTTTCTGTGCCGGGCTGGCACGAGAGCGAAATGATATAACGTATCGCAAAAGTTTGACACTGCGATGCAACCTTGCCGCCTCCCGCGCCCTCCCGTGAGGTGCGGACAAGCGCTGCCGCGCTGCACCATCGAAATCCTGCATTCCGCCTTGACATGACCCGATGCGTATCCGATCATTCGATCACAAAGAGAGCAATTGTTCGCGCAACGAGCGTTCGCTCACTGCGCAGCTTGCAGAACGAACGAACCGGAGACATCTGTGGCAGGACGATTACAGGACAAGGTGGCGATCCTGACCGGCGCAGGCAGTGGAATCGGCGAAGCGGTCGCGAGGCGCTATCTGGAAGAAGGCGCGCGCTGCGTGCTGGTCGACGTGAAGCCGGCAGGCGAGTTCGCGCAGGCACTTGCCCAAAGCCATGGTGACCGCGTGCTGACGGTTTCCGCCGACGTCACCCGTCGCGACGACATCGAACGCATTGTGTCGGCCACCCTCGAGCGGTTCGGCCGGGTCGACATCCTCTTCAACAACGCGGCGCTTTTCGACATGCGCCCGCTCCTCGACGAATCCTGGGACGTGTTCGATCGCCTGTTCACGGTCAACGTGAAGGGCATGTTCTTCCTGATGCAGCGCGTCGCGCGGCATATGGTCGAACAGGGGCAGGGCGGCAAGATCATCAACATGTCATCGCAGGCGGGACGGCGCGGCGAAGCGCTCGTGTCGCACTACTGCGCGACCAAGGCGGCCGTACTGAGCTACACACAGTCGGCGGCGCTGGCGCTCGCGCCGCACAGGATCAACGTGAACGGCATTGCGCCGGGCGTGATCGATACGCCGATGTGGAAAGAAGTCGACGCGCTCTTCGCGCGCTATGAAAACCGTCCGCTGGGCGAGAAGAAGCGCCTGGTCGGCGAAGCCGTGCCGCTCGGCCGCATGGGCGTGCCGGACGATTTAACGGGCGCGGCGCTGTTTCTCGCTTCGTCCGATGCGGACTACATCACCGCGCAGACGCTCAACGTCGACGGTGGCAACTGGATGAGCTGATCGACACAACAACCGCCAGCAGCATCACTCGAAGAACGACTAATCCAGAAGGAGACACTTCATGAAACCCGCTTTCCAGACCGCGCTCAAGGCGCTAGGTGCGAGCACCGTCGCATGCGCCGCGTTGAACGCATCGGCGGCGACGGTGACGATCGCCGCCCTCAACAACCCGGACATGATTGAGCTGAAGAAGCAGTCGTCCAACTTCGAGAAAGCGAATCCGGACATCAAGCTGAACTGGGTGATTCTCGAAGAAAACGTGCTGCGCCAGCGCGCCACGACCGACATCACGACCAACAGCGGCCAGTTCGACGTGATGATGATCGGCACGTATGAGACGCCGCAATGGGGCAAGCGCGGCTGGCTCACGCCGATCACCAACCTGCCCGCTGACTACGATCTGAACGACGTCGTGAAGACGGCCCGCGACGGTCTGTCGTACAACGGCTCGCTGTACGCGCTGCCGTTCTACGTCGAAAGCTCGATGACGTTCTACCGCAAGGACCTGTTCGCGGCGAAAGGCCTCAAGATGCCCGACCAGCCGACCTATGACCAGATTGCACAGTTCGCCGACAAGCTGACCGACAAGGCCAACGGCATCTACGGTATTTGCCTGCGCGGCAAGGCTGGCTGGGGCGAAAACATGGCGTACGTGACGACGCTCGTGAACACCTACGGCGGCCGCTGGTTCGACGAAAAGTGGAACGCGCAGCTAACGTCGCCGGAATGGAAAAAGGCGGTCACGTTCTACACGGATCTGCTGAAGAAAGACGGCCCGCCGGGAGCCAGTTCGAACGGCTTCAACGAAAACCTGACGCTGATGTCGTCGGGCAAGTGCGGCATGTGGATCGATGCGACGGTGGCTGCCGGCATGCTGTTCAACAAGTCGCAATCGCAGGTGGCCGACAAGATCGGCTTCGCGCCCGCGCCGATCGCCGTGACGCCGAAGGGCTCGCACTGGCTGTGGTCCTGGGCACTGGCCATTCCGAAGTCGTCGAAGCAGGCCGATGCGGCGAAGAAGTTCATCACCTGGGCGACATCGAAGGAGTACATCGAGCTCGTCGCGAAGGACCAGGGCTGGGCATCGGTGCCGCCGGGCACGCGGAGTTCGACTTACGCACGTCCGGAATACCAGCAGGCCGCACCGTTTGCCAGCTTCGTGCTGAAGGCCATCGAAACGGCCGATCCGAACAATCCGACGCTGAAGCCCGTGCCGTACACCGGCGTCCAGTTCGTCGGCATTCCGGAGTTCCAGTCGTTCGGCACGGTGGTGGGTCAGAGCGTCTCAGGCGCAGTGGCCGGACAGCTGGCAGTCGATCAGGCGCTCGCAGCCGGACAGGCCACCGCGGACCGCGCGGTGCGCCAGGCGGGTTACCTGAAGTGACATCGAGTTCGACGTCGATCCCGACGCCGCCCTCGACGTAGAGCGCCGGCTGACATCCCCATGTCAGCCGGACGACGGCAGTGCAGCGGGTCGCCGAAGCCTCGCAGCCCGCGCTTTACCGAACAGGTGGTTCGATCATGCGTCATCTGCACCTTCCTCTCATGCACGCCCATTCCCATCCCCAAACCGAACAGGAACGCGAAACCCGCAAGGCGGCATCCGCACGATGGCTGGTCACGCCGTCCGTCGCGGTGCTGCTGCTGTGGATGGCGATTCCGCTCGCGATGACGATCTGGTTTTCGTTCTCGCGCTACAACCTGCTAAGCCCGGACGTCAGGGGGTTCGCCGGCTTCGACAACTACCGTTATCTGGCTAGCGATCCCGCGTTCGGTCCATCGATCCTGATTACGCTCGAACTGATCGGCTCGGTGCTGATCATTACGGTGGTCGGCGGGATCCTGATGTCAGTGCTGTTCGATCGCAAGTTCTACGGTCAGGGCGTCGCGCGGTTGCTGGCAATCGCGCCGTTCTTCGTCATGCCCACCGTCAGCGCGCTGATCTGGAAGAACATGATCCTGCATCCGGTGTACGGTCTTGTCGCAACCGGCATGCGTGCGATCGGGCTGCAACCGATCGACTGGTTTGCCACCTATCCGCTCACGGCAATCATCATGATCGTCGCGTGGCAATGGTTGCCCTTCGCGTTCCTGATCCTGTTCACGGCGATCCAGTCGCTCGACCAGGAGCAGAAGGAAGCCGCACGCATCGACGGCGCCGGCCCGTTCTCGATGTTCTTCTTCATCACGCTGCCTCACCTTAGACGGGCAATCGCGGTCGTGGTGATGATGGAAACGATTTTCCTGCTGTCCATCTTCGCCGAGATCTATACGACGACGGGCGGCGGTCCGGGCAATGCAACCACCAATCTGTCGTACCTGATCTACTCGCTCGGCCTGCAACAGTTCGACGTTGGCCTCGCCTCCGCCGGCGGGATTCTCGCGGTGGTGCTCGCGAATATCGTGTCGTTCTTCCTCGTGCGCATGCTCGCGAAGAACCTGAAAGGGGAGTACGAAAAATGAGCCAGGTTGCTGCTACACCTTCTACTTCGTCGCTGCCTTCGACCGCTTCGCCACTGGCTGTCGCCAAACGCAGCATCCCGGGCGTCCTCGCGTGGCTGATCGCGTTGCTGCTGTTCTTCCCGATCTTCTGGATGGCGATCACCGCGTTCAAGACGGAGCAACAGGCCTATTCGTTGTCGCTCTTCTTCATTCCGACGCTCGACAGTTTTCGTGAGGTTTTCGCCCGCAGCAACTATTTCTCCTTTGCATGGAATTCGGTGCTGATTTCGGGGGGCGTCACGATCCTGTGTCTGCTGTTCGCCGTGCCGGCCTCCTACGCGATGGCGTTCTTTCCGACCCGCCGCACGCAGAAAGTCCTGCTGTGGATGCTGTCGACGAAGATGATGCCGTCCGTCGGCGTGCTGGTGCCGATCTATCTGTTGTGCAAGAACAGCGGCTTGCTCGATACGGTGACGGGGCTCGTGATCGTCTACACGCTGATCAATCTGCCGATTGCGGTGTGGATGTCCTTTACGTACTTCAACGAGATTCCGCGCGATATTCTCGAAGCAGGGCGAATCGACGGCGCCGCGACCTGGCAGGAAATCATCTACCTGCTGATGCCGATGTCGTTGCCGGGTCTCGCTTCAACGGCGCTGCTGCTCGTGATCCTGTCGTGGAACGAGGCGTTCTGGAGCATCAACCTGTCGAGTTCGCACGCTGCGCCGCTGACAGTTTTCATCGCGTCGTATTCGAGCCCTGAGGGGTTGTTCTGGGCGAAGCTGTCGGCGGCCTCGCTGCTGGCGGTCGCGCCGATCCTGATCGTCGGCTGGCTGTCGCAGAAGCAGCTCGTGCGCGGCCTCACGTTCGGGGCGGTCAAATGACCGCTGCGACCCGGGCGCTGATCTGCGATTGCGACGGCGTGCTCATCGACAGCGAGGCCGTCGCGGCGCGGATGCTCGTGCACGAACTGGAAGCGCGCTGGCCCGATGCGGATATCGAGCCGGTCGTGCTGCCGCTACTTGGGCTGCGCATCGAGCGTGTGCTTGAGGGCACGGCGGCGCAGCTTGGCAGGACGCTCACGGCGAGCGATATCGATGCGATCCGCGGCGCGGTCGAAGCGGCGGCGATCGATGCGCCGTCGGTGCCCGGCATCGCCGCGGCTCTCGCGGAGATCCCGTTGATCAAGGCGTGCGCGAGCAACAGCTATACGCCGTACGTGCGGGCGGTGCTGGCACGCACCAGCCTCTCGGAACATTTCGGTGAGCGGCTTTTTTGCGCCGACACGGTGGCGCTCCCAAAGCCCGCGCCGGATGTCTACCTCGCCGCCGCACGCGGACTGCAGTTGACGCCCGATGCGTGTCTGGTGATCGAAGACAGCGTGACGGGCGTCACGGCGGCCACCGCGGCGGACATGACGGTGCTCGGTTTTATCGGCGGCGGCCACGCGAGCGACGCGCAGATCGAGGCGCTTCGCGCGGCGGGCGCCCGGCATGTGTTCGACGACATGCGGCAGTTGCCGACCTTCGTCGCGCAATGGATGGAGCACGTCGCAATCGGTCTCGATTGACTCGGGCGGCGTGCGGGACTAGCGTGCAAGCATAGCGTAGCAACAGCAGTACATACGGAGACACATCATGGCAAGCGTAACCCTGCGTGGCATCGTCAAGCGCTACGACGACAACGAAGTGATGCGCAACATCAACCTCGACATCGCGGACGGCGAATTCGTCGTGTTCGTCGGCCCGAGCGGATGCGGGAAATCGACGCTGATGCGGATGATCGCCGGCCTCGAAGACATCAGCGGCGGCGACCTGACCATCGACGGTACGCGCATGAACGACGTGCCGCCCGCGAAGCGCGGCATTGCGATGGTGTTCCAGTCGTATGCGCTTTATCCGCACATGACGCTGTACGACAACATGGCGTTCGGCCTGAAACTGGCCGG
Protein-coding regions in this window:
- a CDS encoding L-iditol 2-dehydrogenase yields the protein MAGRLQDKVAILTGAGSGIGEAVARRYLEEGARCVLVDVKPAGEFAQALAQSHGDRVLTVSADVTRRDDIERIVSATLERFGRVDILFNNAALFDMRPLLDESWDVFDRLFTVNVKGMFFLMQRVARHMVEQGQGGKIINMSSQAGRRGEALVSHYCATKAAVLSYTQSAALALAPHRINVNGIAPGVIDTPMWKEVDALFARYENRPLGEKKRLVGEAVPLGRMGVPDDLTGAALFLASSDADYITAQTLNVDGGNWMS
- a CDS encoding sugar ABC transporter substrate-binding protein, yielding MKPAFQTALKALGASTVACAALNASAATVTIAALNNPDMIELKKQSSNFEKANPDIKLNWVILEENVLRQRATTDITTNSGQFDVMMIGTYETPQWGKRGWLTPITNLPADYDLNDVVKTARDGLSYNGSLYALPFYVESSMTFYRKDLFAAKGLKMPDQPTYDQIAQFADKLTDKANGIYGICLRGKAGWGENMAYVTTLVNTYGGRWFDEKWNAQLTSPEWKKAVTFYTDLLKKDGPPGASSNGFNENLTLMSSGKCGMWIDATVAAGMLFNKSQSQVADKIGFAPAPIAVTPKGSHWLWSWALAIPKSSKQADAAKKFITWATSKEYIELVAKDQGWASVPPGTRSSTYARPEYQQAAPFASFVLKAIETADPNNPTLKPVPYTGVQFVGIPEFQSFGTVVGQSVSGAVAGQLAVDQALAAGQATADRAVRQAGYLK
- a CDS encoding sugar ABC transporter permease; amino-acid sequence: MRHLHLPLMHAHSHPQTEQERETRKAASARWLVTPSVAVLLLWMAIPLAMTIWFSFSRYNLLSPDVRGFAGFDNYRYLASDPAFGPSILITLELIGSVLIITVVGGILMSVLFDRKFYGQGVARLLAIAPFFVMPTVSALIWKNMILHPVYGLVATGMRAIGLQPIDWFATYPLTAIIMIVAWQWLPFAFLILFTAIQSLDQEQKEAARIDGAGPFSMFFFITLPHLRRAIAVVVMMETIFLLSIFAEIYTTTGGGPGNATTNLSYLIYSLGLQQFDVGLASAGGILAVVLANIVSFFLVRMLAKNLKGEYEK
- a CDS encoding carbohydrate ABC transporter permease; protein product: MSQVAATPSTSSLPSTASPLAVAKRSIPGVLAWLIALLLFFPIFWMAITAFKTEQQAYSLSLFFIPTLDSFREVFARSNYFSFAWNSVLISGGVTILCLLFAVPASYAMAFFPTRRTQKVLLWMLSTKMMPSVGVLVPIYLLCKNSGLLDTVTGLVIVYTLINLPIAVWMSFTYFNEIPRDILEAGRIDGAATWQEIIYLLMPMSLPGLASTALLLVILSWNEAFWSINLSSSHAAPLTVFIASYSSPEGLFWAKLSAASLLAVAPILIVGWLSQKQLVRGLTFGAVK
- a CDS encoding HAD-IA family hydrolase encodes the protein MTAATRALICDCDGVLIDSEAVAARMLVHELEARWPDADIEPVVLPLLGLRIERVLEGTAAQLGRTLTASDIDAIRGAVEAAAIDAPSVPGIAAALAEIPLIKACASNSYTPYVRAVLARTSLSEHFGERLFCADTVALPKPAPDVYLAAARGLQLTPDACLVIEDSVTGVTAATAADMTVLGFIGGGHASDAQIEALRAAGARHVFDDMRQLPTFVAQWMEHVAIGLD